From Pagrus major chromosome 2, Pma_NU_1.0, one genomic window encodes:
- the LOC141018070 gene encoding SPARC-related modular calcium-binding protein 1-like, which produces MLALTFTCRALLVFLLSEWVQTDRTAPFLTTENMWPRGCVLDCQRGRHRAVCGSNGRLYKSLCAFQRAQCINKQLRLAPRAHCSDPSQSKCQLVRTQALEVNGHNSGAVFVPECHLDGHFLPVQCHNQTGYCWCSMPDGKPVIGTSVLHLIPNCTDLITKLAQITDEDSAPVQDEVGEPGPTLDPREPAELTPLLIISCRMGGGNRSVRRPTDSPQTCESERASLLSEMLSARQEEPFIPECTADGRYSPVQCYAPTGYCWCVRVDSGRPLPGTSARNRIPDCTGAEDTPTDRRYRDKPLPGCPGARKKQFLQSLVRALQLEAEHAGSLSPNQPSNTPPSSSPSSNTPTSTAPSSSSTLGVASPAAADSSRPEEVLRWHFSQMDVDSSGVLSEREARPLRQFLRRRLKPRRCAKKFAQYCDRDGDRGLTLEELRVCLGL; this is translated from the exons cctTTCCTGACCACAGAGAACATGTGGCCTCGCGGTTGTGTCCTGGACTGCCAGAGGGGGCGCCACCGAGCTGTGTGCGGCAGCAACGGCAGGCTGTATAAATCACTGTGCGCCTTCCAGAGGGCACAATGCATCAACAAACAGCTCCGCCTCGCTCCACGGGCACACTGCTCAG ATCCAAGTCAGTCTAAATGCCAGCTGGTCCGGACTCAGGCTCTGGAGGTCAACGGCCACAACAGCGGTGCCGTCTTTGTGCCAGAGTGCCATCTCGACGGTCACTTCCTGCCAGTGCAGTGTCACAACCAGACCGGGTACTGCTGGTGCTCCATGCCCGACGGCAAACCTGTCATCGGAACCTCGGTCCTGCACCTGATCCCCAACTGCACCG ATCTCATCACCAAGCTGGCTCAGATCACTGATGAAGACTCTGCTCCAGTCCAAG ATGAAGTCGGTGAACCAGGTCCCACACTGGACCCCAGAGAACCTGCAG AGCTGACACCTCTTCTGATCATTTCGTGTCGAATGGGCGGAGGAAACCGCTCAGTCAGACGACCCACCG acagTCCTCAGACATGTGAGAGTGAGCGAGCGTCGCTGCTCTCTGAGATGCTTTCAGCCAGGCAGGAGGAGCCTTTcatcccagaatgcactgcagaCGGCCGCTACAGCCCGGTGCAGTGTTACGCTCCTACAGGTTACTGCTGGTGCGTCAGAGTGGACAGCGGCCGGCCGCTGCCGGGCACCTCGGCCAG GAATCGCATCCCAGACTGCACTGGGGCAGAGGACACACCTACAGACAGGAGGTACAGGGACAAACCTCTGCCAG GCTGTCCCGGAGCTCGTAAGAAGCAGTTCCTCCAGAGTCTGGTCCGAGCTCTGCAGCTGGAAGCAGAGCATGCTGGGAGTCTGAGTCCCAACCA GCCCTCAAACACTCCTCCCTCCAGCTCTCCATCTTCTAACACTCCGACTTCCACtgctccatcctcctcctcgacTCTGGGCGTtgcttctcctgctgctgcagattcGTCCAGGCCGGAGGAGGTGCTGCGGTGGCACTTCAGTCAGATGGACGTGGACTCCAGCGGGGTGCTGAGCGAACGCGAGGCTCGACCCCTCCGTCAGTTCCTGCGACGGAGGCTGAAGCCGCGACGGTGCGCCAAGAAGTTCGCTCAGTACTGCGACAGAGACGGAGACCGAGGGCTGACGCTGGAGGAGCTCAGGGTCTGTCTGGGCCTCTGA